A genomic window from Arthrobacter sp. FW305-BF8 includes:
- a CDS encoding MFS transporter → MPALIFAALSTAVVSSLGMLLVPSIAAAMDVPVSTAQWMLTINLLVGAVATPVLGRLSDGPHKKRLLLCSLAAIFVGSVLAASAPNFTVFLIGRALQGLTYAIVPVTIALARRYVPPEKVQVSISSLSVTVATGLGVGYPLTGVIAGLFDFRFAFWFAALFVVTAFIVVLRAIPTGTDAQAARVPFDYQGVALLGLGLAGLLLAVSEGSSWGWGSVWTIGVFIFTAVILTAWVGTGLRKRHPLVNLRVLRNGEVLLANCAAIGLGAALYIGLSISSLVAQAPASTGYGIALPVFWAGFVMFPLSVGSFTANRLVRRLSRRLPLTMLLPIGAGTVMASGMLLWLAHTQLWEILVGTLIFGLGMGASYAAMPALIARSVATAELGSSVSFNQVLRTVGSSFGTAISGAVLAANMAPTRHPTGSGISTTFAIGALLCAVVFGALLFHAIKTRARRTSDGRPDIVVS, encoded by the coding sequence GTGCCAGCGCTGATTTTTGCGGCGCTTTCCACAGCGGTCGTCAGCTCGTTGGGCATGCTGCTGGTACCGTCCATTGCCGCAGCGATGGATGTTCCGGTCAGCACGGCGCAGTGGATGCTGACCATAAACCTTCTAGTTGGTGCTGTTGCGACTCCTGTTTTGGGGCGCCTCAGCGACGGCCCGCACAAGAAGCGACTCCTCCTCTGCTCGCTGGCGGCTATCTTCGTGGGGTCCGTGCTTGCCGCCTCCGCCCCGAATTTCACGGTATTTCTGATCGGACGAGCACTTCAGGGTCTCACTTATGCAATCGTTCCGGTGACGATCGCCCTCGCCCGCCGATACGTCCCGCCCGAAAAAGTACAGGTCTCCATATCCAGCCTGTCAGTGACAGTGGCTACCGGCCTCGGTGTTGGCTATCCCCTGACAGGAGTCATTGCCGGGCTTTTCGACTTTAGGTTCGCGTTCTGGTTCGCCGCGCTGTTCGTGGTTACGGCGTTCATTGTGGTGCTCAGGGCTATTCCTACCGGGACAGATGCGCAGGCAGCCCGGGTGCCGTTTGACTACCAGGGTGTGGCTCTTCTCGGTTTGGGTTTGGCTGGCCTGCTCCTTGCTGTCAGTGAAGGGTCGAGCTGGGGGTGGGGCTCAGTGTGGACAATTGGTGTATTTATCTTCACAGCGGTTATATTGACAGCCTGGGTCGGGACGGGGCTGCGGAAGCGGCATCCCTTGGTCAATCTTCGTGTTCTCCGGAACGGGGAGGTACTGCTGGCTAACTGTGCAGCAATAGGGCTAGGTGCTGCCCTATACATAGGCCTATCGATTTCGAGCCTCGTCGCTCAAGCACCGGCTTCTACCGGCTACGGCATAGCCCTGCCCGTGTTCTGGGCCGGATTTGTGATGTTTCCGCTTTCGGTGGGAAGCTTCACCGCGAACCGTCTCGTTCGCCGCCTATCACGCCGGCTTCCTCTTACGATGTTGCTGCCAATCGGTGCAGGCACCGTGATGGCATCTGGAATGCTGCTATGGCTTGCCCACACCCAGCTCTGGGAAATCCTGGTTGGAACCCTGATATTCGGCTTAGGAATGGGGGCCAGCTACGCCGCGATGCCGGCGCTCATCGCCCGCAGCGTCGCGACCGCAGAATTGGGCAGTTCGGTGAGCTTCAACCAAGTCCTGCGAACGGTGGGCAGCTCCTTCGGTACAGCCATCTCCGGTGCAGTGCTCGCGGCCAACATGGCGCCGACAAGGCACCCAACTGGGTCCGGAATAAGTACGACCTTCGCCATAGGAGCGCTCCTTTGCGCGGTCGTGTTCGGCGCCCTGCTTTTCCACGCCATAAAAACCCGTGCCCGCCGGACATCGGACGGACGGCCTGACATTGTGGTCAGCTAA
- a CDS encoding SDR family NAD(P)-dependent oxidoreductase encodes MDLLLAGKSAIVTGASKGIGLSVATTLAREGAKVTMVARSGDDLERACAQIRSDGGQALTVSADTTNEAAISVVVATTLQEFGSVDILVNAAAQAADATKSAAINDLRGADLLHEMDTKVLGYLRCAQAVVPHMARSGWGRIINVAGLGARSTGSAFNSIRNVSVAAMTKNLADELGESGINVIAVHPGMTVTERTEDLLERMAVATGEDVPAVKERLDNAISIGRMVTSAEVADIITFLCSPRSVAITGDSVPVGGGQRGVIHY; translated from the coding sequence ATGGACTTGTTATTGGCCGGCAAAAGCGCCATCGTCACAGGAGCTAGTAAGGGGATCGGGCTTTCCGTAGCTACTACCCTTGCTCGTGAGGGCGCTAAAGTTACGATGGTCGCGCGCAGCGGTGATGACCTAGAGCGTGCATGCGCTCAGATTCGCTCAGATGGCGGTCAGGCGCTGACTGTATCAGCAGATACGACAAACGAGGCGGCCATCAGCGTGGTTGTTGCCACGACCTTGCAGGAGTTCGGGAGCGTTGACATACTCGTGAACGCGGCCGCACAGGCTGCCGATGCGACTAAGTCCGCTGCTATCAACGACCTGCGCGGAGCAGACCTGCTGCATGAGATGGACACCAAAGTGCTCGGCTATCTTCGCTGCGCTCAAGCGGTGGTGCCTCACATGGCTAGGTCCGGGTGGGGGAGAATAATCAATGTTGCGGGTCTGGGTGCACGGTCGACGGGGTCTGCGTTCAACTCGATCCGCAATGTCTCTGTCGCAGCCATGACCAAGAATCTTGCAGATGAGCTGGGTGAGTCGGGTATCAACGTGATCGCAGTTCATCCAGGCATGACTGTGACAGAACGGACTGAAGATCTGCTCGAGCGTATGGCCGTAGCGACTGGTGAGGACGTGCCTGCGGTGAAGGAGCGTCTGGATAACGCCATATCTATCGGCCGGATGGTCACATCTGCAGAAGTTGCAGACATCATCACCTTCCTCTGCTCCCCACGCAGCGTTGCTATCACAGGCGACTCGGTACCTGTGGGTGGCGGCCAGCGCGGTGTGATCCACTACTGA
- a CDS encoding LysR family transcriptional regulator gives MEMKQLIAMVTVAEVESVTRAAQLLHLVQPAVTRQIKTLEDELGVVLFERTRHGMVLTPAGEVFLSHARRALQELERARSELTPAPGEVMGLVSVGVLESLLDVMVPTLIDSVAEKFPGVELHLLSGVSRDLQQWLDDGIVDVALLYNVADTTSMRVKPLLNELLWAVAPPKAGLLPTEPSTWQQVLREPLILPIVGHGLRTLIDKARADIPLEPKIIVETNSMSVQKQMVLAGRGWAILPAAGVARDVQQGKLSGAPLSEPSVSRSVVIGLPRAARVPRAVEAVATELLQVSRRLVVTGEWPSATLLDSQ, from the coding sequence ATGGAGATGAAGCAACTCATTGCCATGGTTACCGTGGCCGAAGTCGAGAGTGTCACCAGGGCTGCCCAGCTGTTGCACCTCGTGCAGCCGGCGGTGACGCGGCAGATCAAGACGCTTGAGGACGAACTGGGCGTCGTCCTCTTCGAGCGGACACGTCATGGCATGGTTCTCACCCCAGCTGGCGAAGTCTTCCTCTCGCATGCCCGCCGGGCGCTGCAAGAGTTGGAGCGCGCCCGATCCGAACTGACACCAGCGCCGGGTGAGGTAATGGGGCTAGTTTCGGTAGGGGTGCTGGAGAGCCTGTTAGATGTCATGGTCCCGACGCTTATCGATTCGGTAGCAGAGAAATTCCCGGGGGTGGAGCTCCATTTGTTGTCAGGAGTCTCTCGCGATCTCCAACAATGGTTGGACGACGGTATCGTCGACGTCGCCCTGCTCTATAACGTGGCAGATACTACGTCGATGCGTGTGAAGCCACTACTCAATGAGCTCCTTTGGGCGGTGGCACCCCCCAAAGCGGGCCTACTACCAACAGAACCGAGCACCTGGCAGCAGGTACTCCGTGAACCGCTCATCCTGCCAATCGTCGGACACGGTCTACGCACCCTCATCGATAAGGCGAGGGCGGACATCCCTCTTGAGCCGAAAATCATTGTCGAGACCAACTCGATGAGCGTTCAGAAGCAGATGGTGTTGGCCGGTCGAGGTTGGGCTATCCTGCCAGCTGCGGGCGTGGCCCGAGACGTCCAGCAAGGCAAGCTCAGCGGTGCCCCTCTCTCAGAGCCGAGTGTGTCGCGCTCTGTGGTAATCGGTCTGCCGCGGGCGGCTCGGGTACCTCGTGCGGTCGAAGCTGTGGCGACCGAGCTACTGCAAGTATCTCGGCGGCTGGTCGTGACAGGCGAGTGGCCCTCCGCGACGCTCCTGGACTCGCAGTAA
- a CDS encoding LysR family transcriptional regulator, which yields MEIKQLVAMVTVAEAGSVTYAAQMLHIVQPAVTRQIKTLEDELGVVLFDRTRHGMVLTSAGEVFLSHARRALQELERARTELTPQTGEITGVVSVGVLESLLDVIVPPLAKSVAARFPGVELRVMSGFSGYLQNWLDDGVVDIAVLYNLADTPAMRVKPLLSERLWAVAPADAGLLPTVDVTWHRVLSGPLILPILGHGLRTLIDKARCDIPIEPDISLETNSMSVQKQMVLAGRGWTILPGAGVARDIQEGKLSGAPLAEPSLSRSVVVGLQRTPRISRSVQAVNSELLQVSRHLVVSGAWPSATLLDAPK from the coding sequence ATGGAGATCAAGCAGCTGGTTGCTATGGTGACCGTGGCCGAGGCTGGGAGTGTCACATACGCTGCTCAGATGCTGCATATTGTGCAGCCGGCGGTTACGCGGCAGATCAAGACGCTCGAGGACGAGCTGGGCGTCGTGCTCTTCGATCGGACACGTCATGGCATGGTTCTCACCTCGGCCGGTGAAGTCTTCCTCTCTCACGCACGCCGTGCGCTCCAGGAGCTGGAACGTGCGCGCACTGAACTGACACCGCAGACAGGTGAAATTACCGGGGTGGTGTCTGTGGGTGTGCTGGAGAGCCTGCTTGATGTGATAGTTCCCCCTCTTGCCAAGTCAGTTGCGGCGAGATTTCCCGGGGTCGAGCTACGGGTGATGTCAGGATTCTCCGGCTATCTGCAGAATTGGCTGGACGACGGCGTTGTCGACATTGCGGTGCTGTACAACCTGGCGGATACGCCGGCGATGCGCGTGAAGCCGCTGCTCTCCGAGCGTCTGTGGGCGGTTGCTCCCGCTGACGCGGGGCTCTTGCCTACAGTGGACGTCACTTGGCACCGGGTGCTCAGCGGCCCATTGATCTTGCCGATTCTCGGCCACGGACTGCGCACGCTCATCGACAAGGCTCGGTGTGATATTCCCATCGAGCCCGACATCTCCCTCGAGACAAACTCAATGAGCGTTCAGAAGCAAATGGTCCTCGCCGGGCGCGGATGGACCATCCTTCCCGGAGCGGGCGTCGCTCGAGACATCCAAGAGGGGAAGCTCAGCGGTGCGCCCCTGGCGGAGCCCAGTCTGTCGCGTTCCGTTGTAGTGGGATTGCAGCGAACGCCCCGCATTTCTCGCTCCGTCCAAGCCGTCAACTCTGAACTGCTGCAAGTCTCACGCCACCTGGTGGTCTCAGGCGCGTGGCCCTCCGCCACACTACTGGACGCACCTAAGTAG
- a CDS encoding CaiB/BaiF CoA transferase family protein has protein sequence MVALEQAVAAPFATRQLADLGARVIKVERDTGDFARGYDDKVVGMASYFVWLNRSKESIVLDLKSDGGLQVLRRLVEEADILVQNLAPGAVERMGLGPDDALQLNPRLIHTSISGYGRGGTYGSKKAYDLLIQCESGLLSVTGTPESPTKVGVSIADICAGMYAYSGILTALIQRGKTGHGDVIEVSMLEALAEWVTQPYFYSEYGGQPPRRSGAEHASIAPYGPFPAADGTVFFGVQNEREFKAFCSDVLGTPELFADPRFQGNAARVANRLALHEVIIAVFAGLPSEKVLQRLDDAGIANARLRTMAELSAHPQLAERERWRNVESPVGLLRSLVPPVTSRESTIRMDPIPGIGDHTATILAELGMPEAKARRCPPTGATGD, from the coding sequence GTGGTCGCGCTCGAGCAGGCAGTTGCCGCCCCATTTGCGACGCGACAGCTCGCTGATCTGGGCGCCAGGGTGATCAAGGTCGAGCGCGACACTGGTGACTTCGCCCGCGGCTACGACGACAAGGTCGTCGGCATGGCCAGTTACTTTGTCTGGCTGAACCGCAGCAAGGAATCTATAGTGCTGGACCTTAAGTCAGACGGCGGTTTGCAGGTCCTGCGGCGGCTCGTCGAGGAAGCCGACATCCTCGTCCAGAACCTAGCCCCAGGTGCCGTCGAACGCATGGGGCTCGGCCCAGATGACGCGCTGCAACTGAACCCGCGCCTGATCCACACCTCCATTTCAGGCTATGGCCGAGGCGGCACCTACGGATCGAAGAAGGCCTATGACCTGCTGATCCAGTGTGAATCCGGACTGCTGTCCGTGACGGGCACGCCGGAGTCTCCGACCAAGGTTGGCGTCTCCATCGCCGATATCTGCGCCGGGATGTACGCCTACTCGGGAATCCTTACCGCCCTGATCCAGCGCGGTAAGACCGGACACGGCGACGTCATCGAAGTATCGATGCTCGAGGCACTGGCCGAATGGGTCACACAGCCGTACTTTTACTCCGAGTACGGTGGCCAACCCCCGCGCCGAAGCGGCGCCGAGCACGCTTCGATTGCGCCCTACGGCCCGTTCCCCGCCGCCGACGGAACGGTCTTCTTCGGTGTACAGAACGAACGTGAGTTCAAAGCATTCTGCTCCGATGTGCTTGGCACCCCCGAACTTTTCGCGGATCCCCGCTTCCAGGGCAACGCGGCTCGCGTAGCCAACCGGCTTGCCTTGCACGAGGTCATCATTGCCGTCTTCGCAGGACTACCCTCAGAGAAGGTTCTGCAGCGGCTCGACGATGCCGGGATCGCCAATGCGCGGCTGCGCACCATGGCGGAACTCTCCGCCCACCCGCAGCTGGCCGAGCGCGAACGCTGGCGAAACGTCGAGTCGCCGGTCGGCCTGTTGCGCAGCCTTGTCCCACCGGTGACTTCCCGCGAGTCGACGATCCGCATGGATCCGATACCCGGCATCGGCGATCATACGGCGACCATTCTGGCGGAGCTGGGCATGCCGGAGGCGAAGGCGAGAAGGTGTCCGCCGACCGGTGCGACTGGGGACTGA
- a CDS encoding VOC family protein, producing the protein MNIPALKFEQTIAFYQDIFDLVNLNPNFATDYNQRGGTRFVGPETAETSEGAEWPTIHISESTPQYAKAVSELGINPRLNGHIAIAVDDIEEVKSRLSTAGIFYVEAGRWAVQDYHQIYTYDPSMNLIEINQAF; encoded by the coding sequence GTGAACATTCCTGCTCTCAAGTTTGAACAAACAATCGCCTTTTATCAGGACATTTTCGATTTGGTCAATTTGAACCCGAACTTCGCGACTGACTACAACCAGCGAGGTGGAACTCGTTTTGTCGGTCCGGAGACAGCGGAAACGTCAGAGGGAGCCGAGTGGCCCACCATTCACATCTCGGAATCTACACCTCAGTACGCGAAGGCCGTGAGCGAGTTGGGGATCAACCCTCGGCTCAATGGGCATATCGCAATTGCAGTGGATGATATTGAGGAAGTGAAGTCCCGTCTATCTACGGCGGGTATCTTCTACGTTGAGGCCGGGCGCTGGGCTGTTCAGGACTACCATCAGATCTACACCTATGACCCCTCCATGAATCTCATCGAGATCAACCAGGCATTCTGA
- a CDS encoding zinc-dependent alcohol dehydrogenase family protein yields MQGVVFRGDRELELQHFPDPTPGPEEVVVEVRASGMCGSDLHEYRKPRGSAADVIAGHEPAGVIVAVGELVPTSWVGRAVMIHHYIGCNRCDQCRAGWTHLCRQELRALALNVHGGHADFIKMPFATVMPLPEALSFQAAAAISCGTGTAWGALEMINVRGDDTIAIFGQGPVGLSATQLATAMGAKVIALDIEPKRLQRAQEFGAAETINPREVDSVEDAVLALTGGRGATKSLETSAAPIATQQALQVLGLWGSVCWIGRGAGLQVDMTEQLTKQITAKTSWTLSSVQMSKLADFVLDRGIDLDALFTQRWTLSQAAEAYQWFDRQSDGKGVFLPKQ; encoded by the coding sequence ATGCAAGGAGTCGTTTTCCGCGGAGACCGCGAACTAGAACTACAGCACTTTCCCGACCCCACTCCCGGCCCGGAGGAGGTAGTCGTCGAGGTGCGCGCATCTGGTATGTGCGGATCCGATCTGCACGAGTACCGCAAGCCCCGGGGATCAGCGGCGGACGTTATCGCTGGTCACGAGCCGGCCGGCGTAATCGTAGCCGTCGGCGAGTTAGTACCCACTTCGTGGGTCGGCCGTGCCGTGATGATCCACCACTACATCGGTTGCAATCGCTGCGACCAGTGCCGCGCGGGATGGACGCACCTCTGCCGCCAGGAATTACGCGCACTGGCCCTGAATGTTCATGGAGGCCATGCCGACTTCATCAAGATGCCTTTCGCGACCGTCATGCCACTGCCGGAGGCTTTGTCCTTTCAGGCAGCGGCTGCCATAAGTTGCGGTACGGGCACCGCCTGGGGTGCCCTCGAGATGATCAATGTGCGGGGCGACGACACTATCGCCATCTTCGGGCAGGGTCCCGTTGGCCTCTCCGCGACTCAACTGGCGACTGCAATGGGCGCCAAGGTGATCGCTCTCGACATCGAACCGAAGAGACTGCAGCGGGCGCAAGAGTTCGGTGCCGCGGAAACCATCAACCCCCGCGAGGTCGACTCCGTCGAGGATGCAGTGCTCGCTCTTACTGGCGGCCGTGGCGCCACAAAGAGCCTCGAGACCTCAGCAGCGCCCATCGCCACCCAGCAAGCGTTGCAGGTACTCGGCCTCTGGGGCTCCGTGTGCTGGATCGGGCGAGGAGCGGGGCTGCAGGTGGACATGACGGAGCAGCTGACGAAACAGATCACGGCCAAGACTTCCTGGACGCTCTCTTCCGTGCAGATGTCCAAGCTTGCAGACTTCGTGCTGGACCGCGGTATTGATCTCGACGCCCTCTTTACCCAGCGCTGGACGCTGAGCCAGGCGGCGGAGGCGTACCAGTGGTTCGACCGTCAAAGCGATGGCAAGGGCGTCTTTTTGCCCAAGCAGTAG
- a CDS encoding zinc-dependent alcohol dehydrogenase, with product MGAVNLGETIGVWPLALKPGPSTAAGTQFLRDVQSVPALPGSHIQLRRDLSSGGTMRALVKKEAAPGGVELREMPVPQIGEDEVLLELIYGGLCRTDVSFVEWNAAAQATYRPNFPQIIGHEYLGRVIASGPGSGLPIGSRVVGSGHVVCGACPPCLGGRSMLCQRLKVLGLDVDGVFAERFVVPQRNVAIVPDEVPDTVAALAEPFAVGLHALKRGSVRPGMKVAVVGPGSVGLMTIAALGAERVSTTAIGTEADLHQLELASSMGVDEIRIVGRDTDKVAGTFDVVFETAGHASAVSLAVELVAPGGTVVCVGLPAHPVEINSGRLAMTEKSLVGARAHDISDWKNVPQMLAKATGLAAIDVKAVGLDELDHAIHLTATRQASKVLLAP from the coding sequence ATGGGTGCTGTGAATCTAGGCGAGACCATTGGCGTATGGCCGCTGGCACTGAAGCCAGGACCATCGACCGCTGCAGGGACGCAGTTCCTACGTGACGTGCAATCAGTCCCTGCTCTTCCCGGCTCACACATCCAACTTCGTAGAGACCTAAGTTCAGGAGGAACAATGCGAGCCCTTGTGAAGAAAGAAGCCGCCCCGGGCGGTGTGGAGCTCCGCGAAATGCCGGTGCCTCAGATCGGTGAAGACGAGGTTCTTCTAGAACTGATTTACGGCGGCCTGTGTCGTACCGATGTGTCCTTCGTCGAGTGGAACGCAGCAGCGCAGGCTACATATCGGCCCAATTTCCCGCAGATCATCGGCCATGAGTATCTGGGACGAGTCATCGCATCAGGGCCAGGAAGCGGCCTCCCAATCGGGTCCAGGGTCGTAGGATCTGGGCACGTTGTTTGCGGCGCGTGTCCTCCCTGTCTGGGGGGAAGATCCATGCTTTGCCAGCGTCTCAAAGTTTTGGGCTTGGACGTTGATGGCGTGTTCGCTGAGCGGTTCGTTGTGCCGCAGCGCAACGTTGCTATCGTGCCGGACGAGGTCCCTGATACCGTGGCTGCCCTTGCGGAGCCTTTTGCAGTCGGCCTGCACGCCCTGAAGCGAGGGTCTGTGCGGCCCGGTATGAAGGTCGCGGTTGTCGGTCCTGGATCTGTAGGGCTGATGACGATCGCAGCACTGGGGGCTGAGCGCGTGTCAACGACAGCTATCGGCACCGAAGCCGATCTTCATCAGTTGGAACTCGCGTCTTCTATGGGCGTGGATGAGATCAGGATCGTCGGCCGCGATACCGATAAAGTCGCCGGCACTTTCGACGTCGTTTTCGAGACAGCTGGCCATGCGTCCGCGGTTTCACTAGCGGTCGAGCTCGTCGCACCGGGCGGAACAGTCGTCTGTGTGGGGCTCCCTGCGCACCCTGTCGAGATCAACTCAGGCAGGCTCGCTATGACTGAGAAAAGCCTCGTCGGCGCACGGGCCCACGACATCTCTGACTGGAAGAACGTGCCGCAAATGCTGGCCAAAGCCACTGGGCTTGCAGCAATAGACGTGAAAGCAGTAGGCCTGGACGAGCTGGACCATGCCATCCATCTCACTGCAACGCGCCAAGCCTCAAAAGTGCTCTTGGCGCCGTAG